The Oleidesulfovibrio alaskensis DSM 16109 genome has a segment encoding these proteins:
- the lepB gene encoding signal peptidase I: protein MSEPRKHPFVEFLEAISVAVVLALVIRTFIVQAYTIPSGSMLETLQIGDYLLVNKFSYGVKIPFTHDYLLERSGPEHGDIIVFEFPDNPDVDYIKRVIGVPGDVIEVRDKEVYRNGQRLEEPYAVHGDPGYQMRRDNFGPVTVPGGSYFCLGDNRDFSQDSRFWQNTFVRKEAIRGKALFIYWSMDGFTDIRWGRIGSFVH from the coding sequence ATGTCGGAACCGAGAAAGCATCCCTTTGTGGAATTTCTGGAAGCTATTTCCGTGGCCGTGGTGCTGGCCCTTGTCATACGCACCTTTATTGTGCAGGCCTACACCATCCCTTCAGGCTCCATGCTTGAAACATTGCAGATAGGTGACTACCTGCTGGTGAACAAATTCAGCTACGGTGTGAAGATTCCCTTCACACATGACTATCTGCTGGAGCGTTCCGGCCCGGAACACGGTGATATCATTGTCTTTGAGTTTCCCGACAATCCCGATGTCGATTATATCAAACGTGTCATCGGCGTGCCCGGCGATGTCATAGAAGTGCGTGACAAAGAAGTATACCGCAACGGCCAGCGGCTGGAAGAACCCTATGCCGTGCACGGTGACCCCGGCTACCAGATGCGCCGGGACAACTTCGGCCCTGTGACCGTCCCCGGGGGCAGCTACTTCTGCCTTGGTGACAACCGCGACTTTTCGCAGGATTCGCGCTTCTGGCAGAACACCTTTGTGCGTAAGGAAGCCATCAGAGGCAAGGCGCTGTTCATTTACTGGTCCATGGACGGCTTCACCGACATCCGCTGGGGCCGCATAGGCTCTTTTGTGCATTGA
- a CDS encoding bacteriohemerythrin produces MTIRTRFIASLAGVLALTAVMYAANLYVIAGQRSDSVSINLAGRQRMLAELITGRAVALIHSAQSGTDDTASEKLLRRAVSAFETTHNALSGRGQAPLSLEPSGPSVTLGQPSAATLALLRRTDTLWSQHKKLVERALKGDSRAVPDLLQITPRLRATLNDVVLALQQEAEQRTSTLTAVQTAGSAAIVLLVLVTLYACIRSLLAPLDRLRAYARDIAGGNLDAQAQGQYVCELADLKHDMTTMVESLKATMLEARKNHQEADASAQQAQKALKEAHAHQAQAQELLAAVNNASTNARGFSEKVYAAVEELSARIEQVNANVDIQRDRMMETATAMEEMNGTVYEVARNAADAAGSAARSKENAQTGAKGVHSAVESITIIEKRFLHLKETMGQLGEQARSIGTIITTINDIADQTNLLALNAAIEAARAGDAGRGFAVVADEVRKLAEKTMTATKEVSESVLLIQERTRENMTAVEQTAADLENSTRTASESGRFMEEIVHLVEDTAGQVESIAAASEEQSAASEQINRAVSDVTRVATETADGMNAAAHALMEVSGLVEELDSILRDLAARGNGSAVTGAATADTGQLFRWTDDLSVKISSIDEQHKGLVNLINELHEAMRRRKSASHLIAIVGRLKDYTVYHFDTEEKLFHKHGYPATAEHIQEHRKFVENVLAFEKDLQQGKVTVTMDVMRFLKNWLTGHIKGTDKKYSGYLVRKGVR; encoded by the coding sequence ATGACCATACGAACCAGATTCATAGCATCGCTTGCCGGCGTGCTGGCACTTACCGCCGTCATGTACGCGGCCAATCTGTATGTGATAGCCGGCCAGCGGTCAGACAGTGTTTCCATAAACCTTGCAGGACGGCAGCGCATGCTGGCCGAACTGATTACCGGACGGGCCGTGGCGCTGATACACAGCGCACAGTCCGGCACTGACGATACCGCCTCCGAAAAGCTGCTCCGCCGGGCCGTCAGCGCTTTTGAAACCACGCACAATGCTCTTTCGGGCAGGGGGCAGGCGCCCCTTTCTCTGGAACCTTCCGGCCCTTCGGTAACGCTGGGGCAGCCTTCCGCCGCCACGCTGGCATTGCTGCGCAGAACCGACACGCTGTGGTCGCAGCATAAAAAACTGGTGGAGCGCGCACTGAAAGGCGACAGCCGTGCAGTACCCGACCTGCTGCAGATAACGCCGCGCCTGCGTGCCACTCTGAACGACGTGGTGCTGGCTTTGCAGCAGGAGGCAGAACAGCGCACATCTACGCTCACAGCCGTGCAGACGGCAGGGTCTGCCGCCATTGTTCTGCTGGTGCTTGTCACTCTGTATGCCTGCATACGTTCACTGCTGGCGCCGCTGGACAGGCTGCGGGCCTACGCGCGCGACATCGCAGGCGGCAATCTGGACGCGCAGGCGCAGGGGCAATATGTATGCGAACTGGCCGACCTGAAGCACGACATGACCACCATGGTGGAAAGCCTGAAGGCCACCATGCTGGAAGCCCGCAAAAATCATCAGGAAGCGGACGCCAGCGCACAGCAGGCGCAAAAAGCTCTGAAAGAAGCCCATGCACATCAGGCACAGGCGCAGGAACTGCTTGCCGCGGTAAACAATGCCAGCACCAATGCCAGAGGCTTTTCCGAAAAAGTATACGCGGCAGTGGAAGAGCTTTCCGCACGCATCGAGCAGGTGAACGCCAACGTGGACATCCAGCGCGACCGCATGATGGAAACAGCCACCGCCATGGAAGAAATGAACGGCACCGTGTACGAAGTGGCCCGCAATGCCGCCGATGCAGCCGGCAGCGCCGCGCGTTCCAAAGAAAACGCCCAGACAGGCGCAAAGGGTGTGCACAGCGCGGTGGAATCCATAACAATCATCGAAAAGCGTTTTCTGCATCTCAAGGAAACCATGGGGCAGCTGGGCGAACAGGCCAGAAGCATCGGCACCATTATCACCACCATCAACGATATTGCCGACCAGACCAACCTGCTGGCGCTGAACGCAGCCATCGAAGCTGCACGCGCCGGCGATGCAGGCCGCGGCTTTGCCGTGGTGGCCGATGAAGTCCGCAAGCTTGCCGAAAAAACCATGACCGCCACCAAGGAAGTAAGCGAAAGCGTGCTGCTGATTCAGGAACGCACACGCGAAAACATGACCGCCGTGGAACAGACCGCCGCAGATCTGGAAAACAGCACCCGCACCGCCAGCGAATCAGGTCGCTTCATGGAAGAAATAGTGCATCTTGTGGAAGACACAGCCGGGCAGGTGGAGTCCATCGCCGCCGCGTCGGAAGAACAATCCGCCGCGTCGGAACAGATAAACCGCGCCGTTTCCGACGTGACCCGCGTGGCCACGGAAACAGCAGACGGCATGAATGCGGCGGCGCACGCCCTCATGGAGGTATCCGGCCTTGTGGAAGAGCTGGACAGCATACTGCGCGACCTTGCCGCGCGGGGCAACGGCTCGGCTGTAACCGGTGCGGCCACGGCGGACACAGGGCAGCTTTTCCGCTGGACGGATGACCTCTCGGTCAAAATCAGTTCCATCGACGAACAGCATAAAGGACTGGTAAACCTGATCAACGAACTGCACGAAGCCATGCGCCGGCGCAAAAGCGCAAGCCATCTCATAGCCATAGTCGGAAGGCTTAAAGACTATACCGTGTACCATTTCGATACCGAAGAAAAACTCTTCCACAAACACGGCTACCCGGCCACGGCGGAACATATACAGGAACACCGCAAGTTCGTGGAGAATGTACTGGCCTTTGAAAAAGACCTGCAGCAGGGCAAGGTTACCGTGACCATGGATGTCATGCGGTTTCTTAAAAACTGGCTCACGGGACATATCAAGGGCACGGACAAAAAATACAGCGGCTATCTGGTGCGCAAAGGCGTGCGCTGA